Proteins from one Peromyscus eremicus chromosome 8a, PerEre_H2_v1, whole genome shotgun sequence genomic window:
- the Gprc5c gene encoding G-protein coupled receptor family C group 5 member C isoform X3, whose product MAIHNTLLMCLGLPLFFPGAWAQNHVPPGCSPDLDPIYYNLCDRSGAWGIVLEAVAGAGIITTFVLTIILVASLPFVQDTKKRSLLGTQVFFLLGTLGLFCLVFACVVKPDFSTCASRRFLFGVLFAICFSCLIAHVFALNFLARKNQGPRGWVIFTVALLLTLVEVIINTEWLIITLVRGGGQAGPLGNGSGSADWTMTSPCAIANMDFVMALIYVMLLLLGAFLGAWPTLCGRFKRWRKHGVFVLLTTSLSIAIWVVWIVMYTYGNKQQRSPTWDDPTLAIALAANAWTFVLFYVIPEVSQVTKPSPEQSYQGDMYPTRGVGYETILKEQTGQSMFVENKAFSMDEPASAKRPVSPYSGYNGQLLTSVYQPTEMALMHKGPSEGAYDVILPRATANSQVMGSANSTLRAEDMYVVQSHQVATPPKDSKISQVFRNPYVWD is encoded by the exons ATGGCCATCCACAACACCTTGCTGATGTGTCTAGGACTGCCTCTGTTCTTTCCCGGGGCCTGGGCCCAGAACCATGTCCCACCTGGCTGCAGCCCAGACCTGGATCCGATCTACTACAACCTTTGTGACCGCTCTGGGGCTTGGGGTATCGTCTTGGAGGCAGTGGCTGGGGCAGGCATCATCACAACATTTGTGCTCACCATCATCCTTGTGGCCAGCCTTCCATTTGTGCAGGACACTAAGAAGCGGAGCCTCCTGGGGACCCAGGTGTTCTTCCTGCTGGGCACCCTGGGCCTCTTCTGCCTCGTGTTTGCCTGCGTGGTAAAGCCTGATTTCTCCACCTGCGCCTCTCGACGTTTCCTCTTTGGGGTCCTGTTTGCCATCTGCTTCTCCTGCCTGATAGCCCATGTCTTTGCCCTTAACTTCCTAGCCCGGAAGAACCAAGGGCCCCGGGGCTGGGTGATCTTCACTGTGGCCCTGCTTCTCACCCTGGTGGAGGTCATCATCAACACTGAGTGGCTGATCATCACCCTGGTACGGGGAGGTGGCCAGGCTGGCCCTCTGGGCAATGGCAGTGGCAGTGCCGACTGGACCATGACCTCCCCCTGTGCCATCGCCAACATGGACTTTGTCATGGCACTCATCTACGTAATGCTGCTACTGCTAGGAGCCTTCCTAGGAGCCTGGCCCACCTTGTGTGGCCGCTTTAAGCGCTGGCGGAAGCACGGGGTCTTTGTGCTGCTCACCACGTCCCTCTCCATTGCCATCTGGGTGGTATGGATTGTCATGTACACCTATGGCAATAAGCAGCAACGTAGCCCCACCTGGGATGACCCCACCCTGGCCATTGCCCTCGCTGCCAATGCCTGGACTTTTGTCCTCTTCTATGTCATCCCCGAGGTCTCCCAAGTGACCAAACCCAGCCCAGAACAGAGCTACCAGGGGGACATGTACCCTACCCGCGGCGTGGGCTACGAGACCATCCTGAAAGAGCAGACGGGCCAGAGCATGTTCGTGGAGAACAAGGCATTTTCCATGGATGAGCCAGCCTCAG CGAAGAGACCCGTGTCACCTTACAGTGGCTACAATGGGCAGCTGCTGACCAGTGTGTACCAGCccacagagatggccctgatgcACAAAGGCCCG TCCGAAGGCGCTTATGACGTCATCCTCCCACGGGCCACCGCCAACAGCCAGGTGATGGGCAGTGCCAACTCAACCCTGCGAGCTGAAGATATGTACGTGGTCCAGAGCCACCAGGTGGCCACACCACCGAAAGACAGCAAGATCTCTCAGGTCTTTAGAAATCCCTACGTGTGGGACTAA
- the Gprc5c gene encoding G-protein coupled receptor family C group 5 member C isoform X2, whose translation MAIHNTLLMCLGLPLFFPGAWAQNHVPPGCSPDLDPIYYNLCDRSGAWGIVLEAVAGAGIITTFVLTIILVASLPFVQDTKKRSLLGTQVFFLLGTLGLFCLVFACVVKPDFSTCASRRFLFGVLFAICFSCLIAHVFALNFLARKNQGPRGWVIFTVALLLTLVEVIINTEWLIITLVRGGGQAGPLGNGSGSADWTMTSPCAIANMDFVMALIYVMLLLLGAFLGAWPTLCGRFKRWRKHGVFVLLTTSLSIAIWVVWIVMYTYGNKQQRSPTWDDPTLAIALAANAWTFVLFYVIPEVSQVTKPSPEQSYQGDMYPTRGVGYETILKEQTGQSMFVENKAFSMDEPASAKRPVSPYSGYNGQLLTSVYQPTEMALMHKGPSEGAYDVILPRATANSQVMGSANSTLRAEDMYVVQSHQVATPPKDSKISQDQSPKSKTRW comes from the exons ATGGCCATCCACAACACCTTGCTGATGTGTCTAGGACTGCCTCTGTTCTTTCCCGGGGCCTGGGCCCAGAACCATGTCCCACCTGGCTGCAGCCCAGACCTGGATCCGATCTACTACAACCTTTGTGACCGCTCTGGGGCTTGGGGTATCGTCTTGGAGGCAGTGGCTGGGGCAGGCATCATCACAACATTTGTGCTCACCATCATCCTTGTGGCCAGCCTTCCATTTGTGCAGGACACTAAGAAGCGGAGCCTCCTGGGGACCCAGGTGTTCTTCCTGCTGGGCACCCTGGGCCTCTTCTGCCTCGTGTTTGCCTGCGTGGTAAAGCCTGATTTCTCCACCTGCGCCTCTCGACGTTTCCTCTTTGGGGTCCTGTTTGCCATCTGCTTCTCCTGCCTGATAGCCCATGTCTTTGCCCTTAACTTCCTAGCCCGGAAGAACCAAGGGCCCCGGGGCTGGGTGATCTTCACTGTGGCCCTGCTTCTCACCCTGGTGGAGGTCATCATCAACACTGAGTGGCTGATCATCACCCTGGTACGGGGAGGTGGCCAGGCTGGCCCTCTGGGCAATGGCAGTGGCAGTGCCGACTGGACCATGACCTCCCCCTGTGCCATCGCCAACATGGACTTTGTCATGGCACTCATCTACGTAATGCTGCTACTGCTAGGAGCCTTCCTAGGAGCCTGGCCCACCTTGTGTGGCCGCTTTAAGCGCTGGCGGAAGCACGGGGTCTTTGTGCTGCTCACCACGTCCCTCTCCATTGCCATCTGGGTGGTATGGATTGTCATGTACACCTATGGCAATAAGCAGCAACGTAGCCCCACCTGGGATGACCCCACCCTGGCCATTGCCCTCGCTGCCAATGCCTGGACTTTTGTCCTCTTCTATGTCATCCCCGAGGTCTCCCAAGTGACCAAACCCAGCCCAGAACAGAGCTACCAGGGGGACATGTACCCTACCCGCGGCGTGGGCTACGAGACCATCCTGAAAGAGCAGACGGGCCAGAGCATGTTCGTGGAGAACAAGGCATTTTCCATGGATGAGCCAGCCTCAG CGAAGAGACCCGTGTCACCTTACAGTGGCTACAATGGGCAGCTGCTGACCAGTGTGTACCAGCccacagagatggccctgatgcACAAAGGCCCG TCCGAAGGCGCTTATGACGTCATCCTCCCACGGGCCACCGCCAACAGCCAGGTGATGGGCAGTGCCAACTCAACCCTGCGAGCTGAAGATATGTACGTGGTCCAGAGCCACCAGGTGGCCACACCACCGAAAGACAGCAAGATCTCTCAG GATCAGTCCCCGAAAAGCAAAACGAGATGGTAG
- the Gprc5c gene encoding G-protein coupled receptor family C group 5 member C isoform X1, translating to MAIHNTLLMCLGLPLFFPGAWAQNHVPPGCSPDLDPIYYNLCDRSGAWGIVLEAVAGAGIITTFVLTIILVASLPFVQDTKKRSLLGTQVFFLLGTLGLFCLVFACVVKPDFSTCASRRFLFGVLFAICFSCLIAHVFALNFLARKNQGPRGWVIFTVALLLTLVEVIINTEWLIITLVRGGGQAGPLGNGSGSADWTMTSPCAIANMDFVMALIYVMLLLLGAFLGAWPTLCGRFKRWRKHGVFVLLTTSLSIAIWVVWIVMYTYGNKQQRSPTWDDPTLAIALAANAWTFVLFYVIPEVSQVTKPSPEQSYQGDMYPTRGVGYETILKEQTGQSMFVENKAFSMDEPASAKRPVSPYSGYNGQLLTSVYQPTEMALMHKGPSEGAYDVILPRATANSQVMGSANSTLRAEDMISPRKAKRDGRCPILWTTPHPDTLIALHPAEQGPAVYPPLSLELGGTRGYQTEALD from the exons ATGGCCATCCACAACACCTTGCTGATGTGTCTAGGACTGCCTCTGTTCTTTCCCGGGGCCTGGGCCCAGAACCATGTCCCACCTGGCTGCAGCCCAGACCTGGATCCGATCTACTACAACCTTTGTGACCGCTCTGGGGCTTGGGGTATCGTCTTGGAGGCAGTGGCTGGGGCAGGCATCATCACAACATTTGTGCTCACCATCATCCTTGTGGCCAGCCTTCCATTTGTGCAGGACACTAAGAAGCGGAGCCTCCTGGGGACCCAGGTGTTCTTCCTGCTGGGCACCCTGGGCCTCTTCTGCCTCGTGTTTGCCTGCGTGGTAAAGCCTGATTTCTCCACCTGCGCCTCTCGACGTTTCCTCTTTGGGGTCCTGTTTGCCATCTGCTTCTCCTGCCTGATAGCCCATGTCTTTGCCCTTAACTTCCTAGCCCGGAAGAACCAAGGGCCCCGGGGCTGGGTGATCTTCACTGTGGCCCTGCTTCTCACCCTGGTGGAGGTCATCATCAACACTGAGTGGCTGATCATCACCCTGGTACGGGGAGGTGGCCAGGCTGGCCCTCTGGGCAATGGCAGTGGCAGTGCCGACTGGACCATGACCTCCCCCTGTGCCATCGCCAACATGGACTTTGTCATGGCACTCATCTACGTAATGCTGCTACTGCTAGGAGCCTTCCTAGGAGCCTGGCCCACCTTGTGTGGCCGCTTTAAGCGCTGGCGGAAGCACGGGGTCTTTGTGCTGCTCACCACGTCCCTCTCCATTGCCATCTGGGTGGTATGGATTGTCATGTACACCTATGGCAATAAGCAGCAACGTAGCCCCACCTGGGATGACCCCACCCTGGCCATTGCCCTCGCTGCCAATGCCTGGACTTTTGTCCTCTTCTATGTCATCCCCGAGGTCTCCCAAGTGACCAAACCCAGCCCAGAACAGAGCTACCAGGGGGACATGTACCCTACCCGCGGCGTGGGCTACGAGACCATCCTGAAAGAGCAGACGGGCCAGAGCATGTTCGTGGAGAACAAGGCATTTTCCATGGATGAGCCAGCCTCAG CGAAGAGACCCGTGTCACCTTACAGTGGCTACAATGGGCAGCTGCTGACCAGTGTGTACCAGCccacagagatggccctgatgcACAAAGGCCCG TCCGAAGGCGCTTATGACGTCATCCTCCCACGGGCCACCGCCAACAGCCAGGTGATGGGCAGTGCCAACTCAACCCTGCGAGCTGAAGATAT GATCAGTCCCCGAAAAGCAAAACGAGATGGTAGATGCCCTATTCTCTGGACCACACCTCATCCGGATACCCTCATTGCTCTGCATCCAGCTGAGCAGGGCCCAGCAGTTTACCCACCTTTGTCCTTGGAGCTGGGAGGGACCAGAGGCTACCAGACGGAAGCATTGGACTGA